The genomic segment GGATCGTCACGCCGATTGCGGCCTGGCGCTTTTTCCTTGGCAGAGCAGCCTGATTTGCAAGGTGAGACAAGTGCTCGATGGCTGCTTTCTACTTTTCCGGTGACAGGTCTGACGATGCGAGTACAGCTTCACTGAGTACGTGAAGAGTGTTGGCGAGTTCAGGTGAACCAGCATTTTGAACGTTGTCGAGCGCCACATTCAGGCTTTTAATCTGCCCCGTGTTAATGGCTCCGATGACGCTGTTATCTACTCTGATGTTGTGCACCGTATTTCCAGTGTGAATGGTGGGTTGTGGAATTTCAAAACGAGCAACGACGCCAGAACCTCCAGTCATGGTTTCCATTTGGTCTGCTATCTGATTCAGCAGCGAGGCGTTGCGTGCGTACATTTTGTCTGCAATTCTCCGCGTGGTAACGGAGGAGCTCTCCTGCCTTATTGGCATGTGACCTCTTGTTCCCCTGCGGGAACGAAGGTTTTTTTATGCCCTCGTTTTTGTGGGATCCGCGTGGCCAGCGTATCGCCTGTGCCGGGGATCAACTGGAGAAAAGGGTGTGCCGAGACCGGCTGAAGAACATCGTCCAGGCGTTCAACCCTTCGTTCAATGAAATCCGTCAAGGTGCGGGGAGGGTTGAGCATGCCGAACAAAATATGGGCATCCGCGCCACCCACGTCCAGATCCGCCAAAACCACCCGCTTGCCTTGTTTGGCCAACAACATAGACAGATTGGCAGCGAGCACGCTTTTTCCTACACCACCCTTGCCTGAGCCGATTGAAACGATCATCGCCATAAGGAACGGTCTCTCACCGTTGTGTGTGTTTGCCGGTTCTTCTTTCGGTCTGCCGGAACCAAAACCTTAGCTCCGATGCGTCACGCCGCGTCGCGCGCTTTCTCAAACTACAGGAAATTAAACTCATCCGCACTGTTTTCTTCAGATTTCTGAAGAGATGACCGATACCGGAGACGACCTTTGATACAAAACGGGGGAGCCATGTTCAAGATTGAGGAATCGGCCGACGGAGCGACGCTCACGATCATACCGGTTGGACGCTTTGACGCTAGAATGCATCGTACTTTCCTGGAAGCCTACACAACGCGGCCTGTCCCGTCGAGTCATTACGTGGTTGACTTTGCTCAAACGGAGTATATCGATAGCACAGGACTGGGCATGCTGTTGAAATTACGTGAGTTTGCCGGTGGTGGAAAAGCCCGTATCCATCTCCTGAGGTGTTCCCCGCAAATTAAAAGCATTCTCTCCATCG from the Nitrospira sp. genome contains:
- a CDS encoding STAS domain-containing protein, coding for MFKIEESADGATLTIIPVGRFDARMHRTFLEAYTTRPVPSSHYVVDFAQTEYIDSTGLGMLLKLREFAGGGKARIHLLRCSPQIKSILSIANFQSLVTIL
- a CDS encoding P-loop NTPase, which codes for MAMIVSIGSGKGGVGKSVLAANLSMLLAKQGKRVVLADLDVGGADAHILFGMLNPPRTLTDFIERRVERLDDVLQPVSAHPFLQLIPGTGDTLATRIPQKRGHKKTFVPAGEQEVTCQ